ACCTGCTCGACGAGCATCGCGTCGAGCTCGGCCGGGCTGTCGTGGACCGCGCTGTGCCAGTCCCAGTCCTCGTCGGCGTCCCAGTCGACGTCGGCCCAGATGCCGCTCGGCTCACGGCCGTGGAGCATCACCTCGAACCACCAGTGCTCGACGAACGTGAGGTGCTTGAGCATCCCGCCCAGGGCCAGGTCGCTCCGGCCGACGGTGCGGGTGAGCTGCTCGGCGTCCAGGCCCTCGGCCTGGCGCCGCAGCGTGGCGCGGAAGTGGTCGAGGAAGCCGCGGAGCGTCGTCAGCTCGTCCGCGGCGACGGGTGGGTCGGTGCGCTGGATCGCCATGGCGGCGAACCTAGTGCGTGGACACGCGGACAGGACACCGGATTCCGGCGCCATCGCACGCTCGTGCGCGGTGGCTGCCCCGGGTTCTGTCCGCGCGTCTCCGCAACAGAGGCGACTCGGAGGGTCGCCTCAGAGGGCGGGACCCTCGCCCCGCAGCTTGTCGACCTCGGCCATCGCCTCGCGCAGCTGGCCCAGCCACTCCTCGGCGTGCTCGCCGACCAGTCGCACCGACCACGCGAGCGCGTCGGAGCGCGACCGGGCGACGCCGGCGTCCACGAGGGTGTCGAGCACCTGCCGCTCGGGCTGGCGCAGCCGGGTCATCACCGGCGCGGCGACGTGGGTGAACAGCGCCTCGGCGTCGCCGAGCCGCACACCCCACGAGACCTTGCGCTGGTAGCGCGCCTGGGCCTCGAGCGCGACCTCGATGCGCTCGGCCTTGGTCTCGGAGCGGAAGCGGCTGATGCGGCCCTCCGCCTCGGCGCCGTCCGCCCCCGCGGCCCTGTCCTCGGACAGCGTGCCCATCACCGTGATCTCCTCGCGGTCGGTGCGCACGTCGACCTCGCTGAACCAGTCGTCGGGCAGGCGCCCGCGGAACCAGTCGCCGGCGTCGACGGCCGACGGCAGGTCGGCGACCTGCCAGCCCCCGCGACGGCCGCGGCCCTCGCGCCCCTCGCCCCGCGCCTCGCCGCGTCGACCGCGGCCGCGTCCTTCGCCGCGGCTGCCGCGGCCTTCCTCGTGCTCGTCGGGTGTCATCATGTGCTGCTCCTTTTCGTTGCTTACATGATTACACGCATGCACAAGAAGCATCGGGCCACCACTTTTGCTCCTCGCATGCTCGAGCTCCAGCCACCCTGTCCGTGCGGATCGGGTGCGTCGTACGACGCGTGCTGCGGGCCGCTGCTGGCCCATGCCGCGCAGGCGACCTCGCCGGAGCAGCTGATGCGCTCGCGCTACACCGCGCACGTGCGGGGCGACGCCGACCACCTGTTCCGCACGTGGCACCCGCGCACCCGTCCCGACGACGTGGCGCCGGACCCCGCCACCACGTGGACCGGGCTGCAGGTCCTCGCCGCCGACGGTGACACCGTCGAGTTCGTCGCCACGTGGGAGGGCGGCCGGATGCACGAGGTGAGCCGCTTCGAGCAGCGGGCGGAACGCTGGGTGTACATCGACGGCGACGTGTCGCGCAGCGTGCCCGACCAGGACGGCTAGCGCGGCGGACCGTCCACCCAGCGCTCCCCCACCGGCACGGGCCGGCTCCGGCCCGCCGTCGCCGCGGCGACCACGTCGACCACCCGGTCGACCTCCTCGGACGCGGCGGCGAGCAGCAGTCGCACGCGGGCGTCGTGGGCCACGTCGAGAACCGTGACGCCGCGCGCCCGCAGCTCCCCCTCGACCCGGCCGGCGTCGGCGTGGTCGAGCTCGAGGGCGAGCTCGGTGAGCAACGAGCGACGGACCGTCCCGGCCTCGACCAGCGCCCCGCGGACGGCGTCGCCGTAGGCGCGCACCAGCCCGCCGGCGCCCAGCAGCGTGCCGCCGAACCACCGGCTCACGACCGCCGCCACGTCGCTGACGCCGGCGCCCCTGAGCACGTCGAGCATCGGCGCCCCGGCCGTGCCGGCCGGCTCGCCGTCGTCGGACGAGCGCTGGAGGGCACCGTCCGGGCCCAGGACGAGGGCGGAGCAGTGGTGGCGGGCGTCCGGGTGGGCGCGGCGCAGACCGGCGACCAGCGCACGCGCCTGGTCCTCGTCGTCGACGCGACGCAGCGTGCAGAGGAACCGCGAGCCGCGGTCCTCGACCTCGGCGGTGGCCGGTCGGGCCACGGTGACGTACGACGTCACGCAGGGGTGCCGGAGGACGGGCGGTCGGGCTGGGCAGCGGGCTCGGGGGCGCGCTCGGGGGCGCGCTCGGGGGCGGCCGGCTCTCGCTCGGCCTGCTGGAGCTGCTCGAGCTCGCGGGGGCCGGGCTCCCAGACCACCTGCACCTTCTCGAAGCCCTTGTGGCGCTGCATCCGCGCGTAGAGCGCGTAGGCCTCGCGGTCGGCGTCGGTCAGCTCGACGTTGTCCGTGAAGGGCGTGAGGAGGGCGCGGGGCCAGAGCCGCCGCGACCACACGACGTTGATCTCCATCGCGAGCACGGCCATGACGGCGCCGATCCACAGGAAGCCGATGAGGCCGAGGACGAGCCCGAACGTCTTGGTCATCGAGCTGGTGTCGACCAGCACGTTGTCGACGTAGGCCGCACCGCCGAGCTGGAGCAGCTGCCACATGACGGCCAGGGTGTAGCCGCCCGGCGCGGACCGCCAGAACGAGTGCTGGCCGGTGGCGGCGAAGCGGAAGAGCAGGGTCAGGAAGGTGCCCACGACGAGGATGGTCAGCGCGGGCAGGAACGCCTTGAGGCCCTCGGCGACCACGGCTCCGAAGAGGTCGGTGGTGCTCGCGATGGTGGACACGATCGTGACGGCGAGCAGCGAGAGGCCGGCCGTGACGAGCAGGAGGAGGGTCTTGAGCCGGGCGTAGAACGGGTTGGGGCGGCTGTTGCGCGGCACCGACCAGGCGACGTGCTGGGTGTTCTGCAACGCCTGTCCCAGGCCCATCGCGCCGTAGAGCGCGGCCAGCGCGCCGACCGCGACACCCGTGAGGGAGCCCTGCAGCCCGTCGGGACGGCCGAGCTCGTCGCCGATGATCGGGAACTGCGAGAGCGCCGAGTTGAGGATCTGCTCCTGCCACTGGGGCTCCCCGCGCAGGATCAGCCCCAGGATCGAGGTGCCCAGCAGCATCAGCGGGAAGATCGCGATGAACGCGTAGTAGGTCAGCGCCGAGGCGAGGTAGGGGCCCTGGTCGTCGAAGTACTTGTAGACCACGGCGAGCGGGAAGCCCAGCACGGGATGACGGCGCTGGAACCCGTCGACGGCACCCAAGGCTCCCACGTGGTGGAGGCTACCGGTCCGGGCCGCCGCGGGGCGTCACCACCAGCCGAGCAGCTGCCCGCCGAGGCGCACCACGAAGCCGGAGACGACGACCAGGAAGAACGCGCGGACGAACCGCGCGCCGCGCGCCATCGCCAGCCGGGCACCGGCGTAGCCACCGGTGACGTTGGCCGCGGCCATCACCAGGGCGAGGTCCCAGATGACCGCTCCCTGCGGGACGAAGACGACCAGTGCCGCGAGGTTGGTGGCCCAGTTGGCGAGCTTGGCCTTGGCGGAGGCCTCGAGGAAGCTGTAGCCCAGCAGCCCGACCAGCGCGAACACGAAGAAGGACCCGGTGCCCGGGCCGATGGCGCCGTCGTAGAAGCCGATGGTCAGGCCGGTGAGCGCCACGACGGCGACGTGCCGGCCGCCCTGGAAGCGGAGCCTGGTCAGCTCGCCGACGCTCGGCTTGAACCAGACGTAGCCGCCGACCAGGACCAGCACGACCAGGATGATCGGGTCGAAGGCGCTGCGCGGCAGCATGGATGCCACCAGCGCGCCGCCGGCCGACCCGACGAACGCCGCCAGCATCAGCGGCAGGAAGGTGCGCGGGTCGGGGCGGATGCGCCGGGCGTACGTCGCGGCGCTGATCGAGGTGCCGCAGAAGGACGCCAGCTTGTTGGTCGCCGCGATCTGGACGACGGAGGCGCCGGGCAGGCCGACCAGCAGGGCCGGCAGCTGGACGAGCCCGCCGCCGCCGACGACGGCGTCGACGAAGCCCGCGACCAGGGCCGCGAGGACCAGGAAGAGGACGACCTCGAGGGACAGGTCTCCCACGTCAGCCGGAGGTGCTGCCCGAACCGGACTCCGCGTCGCGGCTGCGGGCCAGCTCCTGCACCACGACGGCGTCGTAGTCCTCGGGCATGGTGGCCCCCAGGCCGGGGCAGAGGAGCCGCTGGGACTGGCCGTCGGTCATCGTCGGCGCCGAGCAGCTGACGGTCGCCAGCGGGTCGCCGTCGGCGGAGAAGACCATCTCGAAGATCGCCGCGCGCTCCTCCTCGGAGCGGTTGGTGATCGTCCCCGTGATCGTCGGGGTGGTCACCTCCTCGGCGCCGGCCGAGCGCTTGATGCCCTCGAGCTCCCAGCCCTCCTCGACGGCGAAGCCGTTCCACTCGAAGGCCTCGCCGACCTCCACCTCCACCGGGTCGGTGCTGGTGTCCACGTCGTCGCCGCACGCCCCGAGCGCGCCGAGGCAGGCGAGCGCGACGACGATGCTTGCCCCCCGCCCCACGAAGCCGCGCCTCACGAAGCCGCCACGAAGGTCAGGAGGTCCTGCCGGGTGAGCACCCCGATGGGCTTGCCGTCCTCGTGGACGAGCACGGCGTCGGCCTTCTCCAGCGACGCCACCGCGTCGGCCGCGGCCTCGGTCGAGCCGATCGTCGGCAGGGCGGCGGACATGTGGTCCTCGACCCGGTCGGTGAGCCGCGCCGTGCCGGCGTAGAGCGCGTCGAGGAGCGCGGACACCGACACCGACCCGGCGACCTCGGCGGCCACGATCGGCGGCTCGGCGCGGACGACCGGCATCTGGCTGACGCCGTACTCCTGGAGGATGTGCACGGCCTCGGCGATGGTCTCGCCGGGGTGGGTGTGCACGAGGTCGGGCAGCTGGCCGGACTTGCCGCGCAGCACCTCGCCGACGGTGCGGGCGTCGGCCTGCGCACCGGTCGCGAAGCCGTACTGGCCGAGCCAGTCGTCGTTGAAGACCTTGGTGAGGTAGCCGCGACCGGAGTCGGGCAGGAGGACGACGACGATCGCGTCGCTGCGCCCCTCGGCGGCGAGCTCGTGGGCGAGCTGCCGCGCGGCGAAGGCCGCCATGCCGGCCGAGCCGCCGACCAGCATCGCCTCCTCGCGCGCGAGGCGGCGGGTGAAGGCGAACGAGTCGGCGTCGGAGACCTCGATGACGCGGTCGGCGATGCCGCGGTCGTAGGTGTCGGGCCAGAAGTCCTCACCGACGCCCTCGACGAGGTAGGGGCGGCCGCTGCCGCCGGAGTAGACCGACCCGGACGGGTCCGCGCCGACGACCTCGACGCCCGGGTTCTGCTCTTTGAGGTAGCGCCCGACGCCGCTGATGGTGCCGCCGGTGCCCATGCCCGTGACGAAGTGGGTGATCCGGCCCTCGGTCTGCTCCCAGATCTCGGGACCGGTGGTCTCGTAGTGCGAGCGCGGGTTGTGGGGGTTGGAGTACTGGTCGGGCTTCCAGGCGCCCGGCTCCTTGGAGAGGCGGTCGCTCACGTTGTAGTAGGAGTCCGGGTGCTCCGGCGCGACGGCGGTCGGGCAGACCACGACCTCGGCGCCGTAGGCCTTGAGCACGTTGCGCTTGTCCTCGCTCACCTTGTCGGGGCACACGAAGATGCACTTGTAGCCCTTCTGCTGGGCCACCATGGCGAGACCGACGCCCGTGTTGCCGGAGGTCGGCTCGACGATCGTGCCGCCGGGTTGGAGCTCCCCGGAGGCCTCGGCCGCCTCGATCATGCGGCTGGCGATGCGGTCCTTCACCGACCCGCCCGGGTTGAGGTACTCGACCTTGGCGAGCACCAGCGGCCCGCCGTCGGGGAGGTCGAGGGTCCGGCCGAGGCGGACGAGCGGGGTGTTGCCGATCAGGTCCAGGAGGGAGTCCACGTACTGCATCCGTCCAATCTACCGACCTACCGCGCCGGAACTGGCAACGCCGCCTGCGTACCATCGGGGCCGTGGGGGCGACGGGAGCAGCACGCAAGCTGGCATCGGCAGCCGCTCTGGGGGGCGGTGGCCTCTCGGTGCTCGGCGCAGGTCTCTACGGAGTCCTGGTGGCCGAGGCGAAGATCGCGCGGAAGGTGATCGGCAACGCGACGGACGTCCCTCCCGACGCGACCGGCTGGTACGGCCGCGGCCGACCGGGTCCCGCGATCCGCATCGCGCTGCTCGGAGACTCCAGCGCGGCCGGCTACGGCGTGCAGCGCGTGGAGGACACCACCGGCGCCCACCTCGCCACCGGTGTCGCTGCTCAGGCCGACCGCCGGGTCCACCTGCGGTCCTTCGCCAAGGTCGGCGCGCAGTCCAGCGCGCTCGCGGGCCAGGCGGACGCCGCGATCGGCACCCACCCGGACCTCGCGGTCGTGCTCATCGGCGCCAACGACGTCACCCACTCCGTGCTGCCCTCCGCCTCGGTGCGGCACCTCGCCGAGGGCGTACGACGCCTGCGCGACGCCGGCGTCGCCGTCGTGGTCGGCACCTGTCCCGACCTCGGCACCATCCGGCCGATCCCGCCGCCGCTCAAGCAGGTGGCGCGCGAGTGGTCGCGCCGGCTGGCCGCGGCCCAGACCATCACCGTGGTCGAGAACGGCGGGCGCTCGGTGTCGCTCGGCGACATCCTCGGGCCCGAGTTCGAGGCCGCGCCGGCCCTGCTCTTCGGCCCGGACCGGTTCCACCCGTCCGCCGACGGCTACAAGCAGCTCGCGTCCGTGCTCGTGCCGTCGTGCCTGGCCGCGCTCGACCTGCTGCCCGACGACGAGTCGGTGCCCGAGCCGCTGCGCCGCGAGGGCATCCTCCCGGTCGCCGCGGCCGCGGTGCGCGCCGCGCGCACGCCCGGCACCGAGGTCGACGGCACCGAGGTCGGCGGCAGCCAGCGCGGCCTCCGCGGCCGCTGGGTCGAGCTGCGCCACCGCCGGCGCCGGCCCGCCACGCCCGCGGAGTCGCCGGACCAGCACGAGGACCACGACGAGGTCCCCGAGACCGTCGTCGGCGCGCCGGCGACCGCCCCGAGCGGTGAGTGAGGCAGGTTCCTCGGCGTCGAGAACCTGCCACACCCACCGCTGCGACGGCCGAGAGCGTGCCCGGACATGACACCGGCCCGCCCGAGCGGACTCGGGCGGGCCGGTGCGGCACGTCGGCGACGTACGCCGATCAGGTGGTAGGTCAGTCGCCACGCAGGATGGCGAGGATGCGCAGCAGGTTGGTGTAGATCCACACCAGGCTGACGGTCAGGCCGAAGGCGGCCCGCCACGACTCGCGGTCGGGGAGACCGGCGGCGACGCCGTTCTCGACGAAGTCGAAGTCGAGGATCAGCATGAAGACACCGAGCACGAGGCCGGCGATCGACATCACCAGGCCGAGGGCACCGAAGCCGAAGAGCCCGGTGGAGATGCCGAAGAAGCTCAGGACCA
This genomic stretch from Nocardioides renjunii harbors:
- a CDS encoding IMPACT family protein, producing the protein MTSYVTVARPATAEVEDRGSRFLCTLRRVDDEDQARALVAGLRRAHPDARHHCSALVLGPDGALQRSSDDGEPAGTAGAPMLDVLRGAGVSDVAAVVSRWFGGTLLGAGGLVRAYGDAVRGALVEAGTVRRSLLTELALELDHADAGRVEGELRARGVTVLDVAHDARVRLLLAAASEEVDRVVDVVAAATAGRSRPVPVGERWVDGPPR
- a CDS encoding TSUP family transporter is translated as MGDLSLEVVLFLVLAALVAGFVDAVVGGGGLVQLPALLVGLPGASVVQIAATNKLASFCGTSISAATYARRIRPDPRTFLPLMLAAFVGSAGGALVASMLPRSAFDPIILVVLVLVGGYVWFKPSVGELTRLRFQGGRHVAVVALTGLTIGFYDGAIGPGTGSFFVFALVGLLGYSFLEASAKAKLANWATNLAALVVFVPQGAVIWDLALVMAAANVTGGYAGARLAMARGARFVRAFFLVVVSGFVVRLGGQLLGWW
- a CDS encoding DinB family protein — encoded protein: MAIQRTDPPVAADELTTLRGFLDHFRATLRRQAEGLDAEQLTRTVGRSDLALGGMLKHLTFVEHWWFEVMLHGREPSGIWADVDWDADEDWDWHSAVHDSPAELDAMLVEQVAASDAALEEALADGGLDRLAVRSRRGEQCSLRWILVHMVEEYARHCGHADLVRESIDGARDL
- a CDS encoding cystathionine beta-synthase is translated as MQYVDSLLDLIGNTPLVRLGRTLDLPDGGPLVLAKVEYLNPGGSVKDRIASRMIEAAEASGELQPGGTIVEPTSGNTGVGLAMVAQQKGYKCIFVCPDKVSEDKRNVLKAYGAEVVVCPTAVAPEHPDSYYNVSDRLSKEPGAWKPDQYSNPHNPRSHYETTGPEIWEQTEGRITHFVTGMGTGGTISGVGRYLKEQNPGVEVVGADPSGSVYSGGSGRPYLVEGVGEDFWPDTYDRGIADRVIEVSDADSFAFTRRLAREEAMLVGGSAGMAAFAARQLAHELAAEGRSDAIVVVLLPDSGRGYLTKVFNDDWLGQYGFATGAQADARTVGEVLRGKSGQLPDLVHTHPGETIAEAVHILQEYGVSQMPVVRAEPPIVAAEVAGSVSVSALLDALYAGTARLTDRVEDHMSAALPTIGSTEAAADAVASLEKADAVLVHEDGKPIGVLTRQDLLTFVAAS
- a CDS encoding YihY/virulence factor BrkB family protein, which gives rise to MGALGAVDGFQRRHPVLGFPLAVVYKYFDDQGPYLASALTYYAFIAIFPLMLLGTSILGLILRGEPQWQEQILNSALSQFPIIGDELGRPDGLQGSLTGVAVGALAALYGAMGLGQALQNTQHVAWSVPRNSRPNPFYARLKTLLLLVTAGLSLLAVTIVSTIASTTDLFGAVVAEGLKAFLPALTILVVGTFLTLLFRFAATGQHSFWRSAPGGYTLAVMWQLLQLGGAAYVDNVLVDTSSMTKTFGLVLGLIGFLWIGAVMAVLAMEINVVWSRRLWPRALLTPFTDNVELTDADREAYALYARMQRHKGFEKVQVVWEPGPRELEQLQQAEREPAAPERAPERAPEPAAQPDRPSSGTPA
- a CDS encoding SGNH/GDSL hydrolase family protein — protein: MGATGAARKLASAAALGGGGLSVLGAGLYGVLVAEAKIARKVIGNATDVPPDATGWYGRGRPGPAIRIALLGDSSAAGYGVQRVEDTTGAHLATGVAAQADRRVHLRSFAKVGAQSSALAGQADAAIGTHPDLAVVLIGANDVTHSVLPSASVRHLAEGVRRLRDAGVAVVVGTCPDLGTIRPIPPPLKQVAREWSRRLAAAQTITVVENGGRSVSLGDILGPEFEAAPALLFGPDRFHPSADGYKQLASVLVPSCLAALDLLPDDESVPEPLRREGILPVAAAAVRAARTPGTEVDGTEVGGSQRGLRGRWVELRHRRRRPATPAESPDQHEDHDEVPETVVGAPATAPSGE
- a CDS encoding YchJ family protein produces the protein MHKKHRATTFAPRMLELQPPCPCGSGASYDACCGPLLAHAAQATSPEQLMRSRYTAHVRGDADHLFRTWHPRTRPDDVAPDPATTWTGLQVLAADGDTVEFVATWEGGRMHEVSRFEQRAERWVYIDGDVSRSVPDQDG